In one window of Sulfolobales archaeon DNA:
- a CDS encoding beta-CASP ribonuclease aCPSF1 — translation MRDKILENMRKVIASNIPGEAGLRRIEFEGPYIVVYVRNPEFITADSSFIKNIAKTIRKRIVIKVDESARKDPKEAKKIILSMLDPEAGVTEKDIVFDDVLGEVVIKAVKPGLVIGDEGKTLKQILVETGWRPKVVRKISQESRLLEGIINYMLQQSDYRIKVLRSVGENIHRGSVLGSKYVRITALGGFKEVGRSSILVETAESKVLLDFGLNPGVSKLPHSYPRIDAIDLSPEDIDAIIISHAHIDHCGLVPLLFKFGYRGPVYTTEATRDLMTLLQLDLLDLSRREGRTLPYTHREVQQMILHTIPLKYGETTDITPDIKLTFYNAGHILGSAMVHLHIGNGFYNILYTGDMKYQKTRLLDKADDQFPRVDAIILESTYGTTVLPPRNEAENRLIEIIRRTVERNGKVLIPTLSVGRAQEIMLVLREAFMKKLIPETTVYIEGMIDEVTAIYMAYPELLARETFQLFKSGENPFTYETFKRVDDRNARNDIIESKEPSIIMATSGMMTGGPVVEYFRYLASDPRNSLIFVNYQVQGTLGRKIRDGAKEITLYTEDGRVEVIKVAMEVYSVEGFSGHSDRDQLISFLANMEPKPRKIILNHGEASVITEFAEALNKDKELRKILRSYEVVVPEVLDTLTLRSS, via the coding sequence ATGAGAGATAAGATACTAGAGAACATGAGAAAGGTGATCGCAAGCAACATCCCTGGAGAAGCTGGCCTGAGAAGAATAGAGTTCGAAGGACCTTACATCGTAGTGTATGTTAGAAATCCTGAATTTATAACAGCAGATTCTAGCTTCATAAAGAATATTGCGAAGACTATTAGAAAAAGAATTGTGATCAAGGTAGATGAGAGTGCAAGAAAAGATCCTAAGGAGGCTAAGAAAATAATTCTAAGCATGCTGGATCCTGAGGCTGGGGTGACGGAGAAGGATATAGTATTCGATGATGTTTTAGGAGAAGTAGTGATCAAGGCAGTGAAACCAGGACTTGTGATAGGAGATGAGGGGAAGACTCTCAAACAAATACTAGTTGAAACAGGTTGGAGACCTAAGGTTGTGAGAAAAATTTCTCAGGAATCCCGACTTCTAGAAGGAATTATAAACTACATGCTTCAGCAGAGTGATTACAGAATAAAAGTACTTAGATCTGTTGGCGAAAACATTCACAGAGGCTCTGTTCTAGGTAGCAAATATGTTAGAATAACGGCATTAGGAGGATTTAAAGAGGTAGGCAGATCTTCTATACTGGTTGAGACTGCTGAAAGTAAAGTTCTACTGGATTTCGGTCTTAATCCAGGTGTTTCAAAACTTCCTCATTCTTATCCTAGAATTGATGCCATAGATCTTAGTCCAGAAGATATTGATGCGATTATAATAAGTCATGCTCATATAGATCATTGCGGGCTTGTTCCTTTATTATTCAAATTCGGGTATAGAGGACCTGTTTACACCACAGAAGCTACTAGAGATCTAATGACTTTGCTTCAGCTAGATCTGCTAGACCTATCTAGAAGAGAAGGTAGAACTCTTCCATATACTCATAGAGAGGTTCAGCAGATGATCCTTCACACCATACCTCTCAAATACGGTGAGACTACAGATATAACACCAGATATAAAGCTTACATTCTATAACGCAGGGCACATACTAGGATCTGCTATGGTTCATCTTCACATAGGCAATGGATTCTATAATATACTCTACACAGGAGACATGAAGTATCAGAAGACAAGACTCCTAGACAAGGCTGACGATCAGTTTCCCAGAGTAGATGCTATAATACTTGAGAGCACATATGGAACAACAGTTCTACCGCCTAGAAATGAGGCTGAGAATAGACTTATCGAGATTATAAGAAGAACTGTAGAGAGAAATGGAAAAGTCCTCATACCAACTCTAAGCGTTGGAAGAGCTCAAGAGATAATGCTAGTTCTTAGGGAGGCATTCATGAAAAAACTCATACCAGAGACCACGGTGTATATAGAGGGAATGATTGATGAGGTGACAGCCATATATATGGCGTATCCAGAGCTTCTAGCTAGAGAAACATTCCAACTCTTTAAATCAGGTGAAAACCCGTTCACATACGAGACTTTCAAGAGAGTTGATGATAGAAATGCCAGAAATGATATAATAGAATCCAAGGAGCCTTCAATAATAATGGCTACGAGTGGCATGATGACAGGAGGTCCTGTAGTAGAATACTTCAGATATCTAGCCTCAGATCCTAGAAACTCTCTTATATTCGTAAACTACCAAGTTCAAGGAACACTAGGTAGGAAGATAAGAGATGGAGCTAAAGAGATAACGCTTTACACCGAGGATGGAAGAGTTGAAGTGATTAAGGTGGCTATGGAAGTATACAGTGTAGAAGGATTCTCAGGTCATAGTGATAGAGATCAGCTTATATCGTTTCTAGCCAATATGGAGCCTAAGCCTAGGAAGATAATATTAAATCACGGCGAGGCATCGGTAATAACAGAATTTGCAGAAGCTCTTAACAAAGATAAAGAGTTGAGAAAGATTCTTAGAAGCTATGAGGTTGTGGTTCCTGAGGTTTTGGATACTCTTACGCTGAGAAGCTCCTGA
- the psmB gene encoding archaeal proteasome endopeptidase complex subunit beta — protein sequence MFSSRYPVDQDYIEKVLKGTTTIGLVGRDYVVLAADKRASAGTYVAHRNVRKIEIINERSALTISGLVADAQILAHYLRTEDNLYYLRTGKRMSIKAMASLLSLLLNESKYFPYIVQLLLGGIDERPRLFQINIFGDLTEEKYVATGSGSPIAIGVLENGYSEDLELDKAVELAREAVTSAIKRDVFTGEGVDVVAITRSGVKDFYFPIR from the coding sequence ATGTTCTCTAGTAGATATCCCGTAGATCAGGATTATATTGAGAAGGTATTGAAGGGGACTACAACAATAGGATTAGTAGGAAGAGATTATGTAGTGTTAGCAGCAGATAAAAGAGCCTCGGCAGGAACTTATGTAGCTCATAGAAATGTTAGAAAGATTGAGATCATCAATGAGAGAAGCGCTCTAACAATATCAGGATTAGTAGCAGATGCTCAGATACTAGCTCACTATCTTAGAACCGAGGATAATCTATATTACCTAAGAACGGGAAAGAGAATGAGTATTAAGGCTATGGCCAGCCTCCTCTCTCTACTCCTCAACGAGAGTAAGTACTTCCCCTACATAGTACAACTACTACTCGGAGGAATCGATGAAAGACCCAGACTTTTCCAGATAAACATATTCGGGGATCTCACGGAAGAGAAATATGTAGCAACAGGTAGTGGAAGTCCTATCGCGATCGGCGTTCTAGAAAACGGATACTCAGAAGACCTAGAATTAGACAAAGCTGTAGAACTAGCGAGAGAAGCTGTAACCTCAGCTATCAAAAGAGATGTATTCACAGGAGAAGGAGTTGATGTAGTAGCTATAACAAGATCTGGTGTTAAAGACTTTTATTTCCCCATAAGATAA
- a CDS encoding NAD(P)-dependent glycerol-1-phosphate dehydrogenase, whose protein sequence is MNSSSFHQIDLPKRVIIGDGVRKDLPKHLIELGVSGELIIITGSSSTVSMGREISEILEEAGYETYEYISREASIDSVNSLMEEISRDKLEAKGVLGVGGGKAIDTAKYLAWKLGLPFISIPTSPSHDGITSPFASLRGLQVVVSIKATTPLMILADIELISKAPRRFLLAGVGDLIGKFTAVLDWRLAHNLLGEYYAEYAASLAIHSARHVISSWEKIVYGSKEGFRVVMEGLISSGVAMCIAGSTRPASGSEHLFSHALDKIAGYPALHGEQVAVGTIMMSYLHNRNWRKIKRFLERIGAPTTARELGVSDEKVIEALTIAHKIRPDRYTILGRDGLSWKAAENLARVTGVIS, encoded by the coding sequence TTGAATAGCTCCTCTTTTCATCAGATAGATCTTCCTAAGAGAGTTATTATAGGTGATGGTGTAAGAAAAGATCTTCCTAAACACCTCATAGAGCTTGGAGTTTCAGGAGAACTCATCATAATCACAGGATCTAGCTCAACTGTTTCTATGGGTAGAGAAATATCTGAGATACTTGAAGAAGCAGGCTACGAGACCTACGAGTATATTTCTCGAGAGGCTAGCATAGATTCTGTGAACAGCCTGATGGAGGAGATCTCGAGAGATAAATTAGAAGCAAAAGGAGTCCTAGGAGTTGGAGGAGGGAAGGCTATAGATACAGCCAAATATCTAGCCTGGAAGCTCGGCCTACCATTCATATCAATTCCAACAAGCCCTTCTCACGATGGTATCACATCTCCTTTCGCATCTTTAAGAGGTCTTCAAGTAGTAGTATCTATTAAAGCAACCACTCCTCTCATGATACTAGCTGATATAGAGCTCATATCGAAAGCTCCTAGGAGATTCCTCCTAGCTGGTGTAGGAGATCTTATAGGAAAATTTACAGCGGTTCTAGATTGGAGACTTGCTCACAATCTTCTAGGAGAGTATTACGCAGAGTACGCTGCCTCACTAGCGATTCATAGTGCGAGACATGTCATATCATCTTGGGAGAAGATAGTGTATGGTAGTAAGGAGGGTTTTAGAGTGGTTATGGAGGGTCTTATCAGTAGTGGTGTTGCGATGTGTATAGCGGGTTCGACAAGACCAGCAAGCGGTTCAGAACATTTATTCAGCCACGCACTGGATAAGATAGCAGGATATCCCGCTCTTCACGGGGAGCAGGTTGCCGTGGGTACTATCATGATGTCATATCTTCATAATAGGAACTGGCGTAAGATAAAAAGATTTTTAGAAAGAATAGGTGCACCTACGACAGCTAGAGAGCTAGGAGTCTCCGATGAGAAAGTTATCGAGGCTCTAACTATAGCTCATAAGATAAGACCTGATAGATATACTATACTAGGTAGAGATGGTCTCTCTTGGAAGGCTGCAGAGAATCTTGCAAGAGTGACTGGTGTGATCTCCTAA
- a CDS encoding 30S ribosomal protein S19e: MVTAREVPADILIRSLAEKLKKDFGEIITPPYWAIFVKTGVFKEKPPQEPDWWYIRAASILRKLYISGRPIGIEGFRVIYGGLKRRGSAPPHFRRGSGSVIRHILRQLEKAGLVRKIPGKGRVLSSRGRSYIDEIAYKIFVELASQKPELNKYLMR, translated from the coding sequence ATGGTAACTGCAAGAGAAGTTCCTGCAGATATTCTCATAAGATCGCTAGCTGAGAAGCTGAAAAAAGATTTCGGAGAGATAATAACACCTCCTTACTGGGCTATTTTCGTGAAAACCGGAGTATTTAAAGAGAAACCGCCTCAAGAACCTGATTGGTGGTATATAAGGGCTGCATCAATCCTTAGAAAACTATACATATCCGGAAGACCTATAGGAATAGAAGGTTTTAGAGTGATCTATGGAGGTCTTAAGAGGAGAGGTAGTGCACCGCCTCACTTCAGGAGAGGTAGTGGTTCTGTTATAAGACATATTCTAAGGCAGCTAGAGAAAGCAGGATTGGTAAGGAAAATCCCTGGGAAGGGTAGGGTATTAAGTAGTAGAGGAAGATCTTATATTGATGAGATAGCATACAAGATCTTCGTCGAGCTAGCTTCCCAGAAGCCTGAGCTTAATAAGTATCTCATGAGATAA
- a CDS encoding DNA-binding protein: MSYEDTEVYDEELEMLKRRKIEEIYRRGELERAEKEKRLREEAIKQELLRRILTPEARERLSNIRLVKPELVSALENQLIALAQSGRIKVPISDEDLKEILSQISERTRRDIRITIKEK; the protein is encoded by the coding sequence ATGAGCTATGAAGATACAGAGGTTTATGATGAAGAGCTTGAAATGTTGAAAAGAAGAAAGATCGAAGAGATCTATAGAAGAGGAGAACTTGAAAGAGCTGAAAAAGAGAAAAGACTTAGAGAAGAAGCTATAAAGCAGGAGCTTCTGAGAAGAATTCTTACACCAGAAGCTAGAGAAAGGCTTTCTAATATAAGGCTTGTCAAGCCTGAGCTAGTATCAGCCCTAGAGAATCAACTTATAGCTCTTGCTCAGAGTGGGAGAATTAAAGTACCTATATCAGATGAAGATTTGAAAGAGATCCTATCTCAGATATCTGAGAGGACGAGAAGAGATATTAGGATTACCATAAAAGAGAAGTAG
- a CDS encoding 50S ribosomal protein L39e: protein MARAKALARKLRLAKREKSNSPIPVWVVARTLRKILYRPRRRNWRRSKLDDV, encoded by the coding sequence ATGGCTCGTGCGAAAGCTCTTGCTAGAAAGCTCAGACTTGCTAAGAGAGAGAAGAGCAATTCTCCGATACCTGTTTGGGTTGTAGCCAGAACTCTTAGAAAAATACTTTATAGACCTAGGAGGAGAAATTGGAGAAGAAGCAAATTAGATGATGTCTAG
- a CDS encoding 50S ribosomal protein L31e, with protein MKEKNEAIYVIPLKRVYWGGSRRNRGKRAVRLIREFIERHFNAKKVLLDESISEFIYSRKIEKPPRRVIVKVFKIDEGVYKATLASEVVKG; from the coding sequence TTGAAAGAGAAGAACGAGGCTATATATGTGATCCCTCTCAAAAGAGTTTACTGGGGTGGAAGTAGAAGAAACAGAGGTAAGAGAGCTGTCAGACTTATTAGAGAGTTCATAGAGAGACATTTTAATGCTAAAAAAGTTCTGCTTGATGAAAGCATTAGCGAGTTTATATACTCTAGAAAAATCGAGAAACCTCCTAGAAGGGTTATTGTCAAGGTTTTCAAGATAGATGAGGGAGTATATAAGGCTACACTAGCTTCTGAAGTTGTTAAGGGTTAG